ATGAAGACCGGAATCCTCGTTTCCGAATCAGCGAACTGACAGAGAATCAATGTCGATCAGCAATGCGATGGTGCTCGCCGCAGGCCTCGGCACCCGTCTTCGTCCGATCACCAACACGATGCCGAAGCCGCTCGTCGAGATCGCCGGCAAGCCGATGATCGACTACGTCCTGGACCTCCTGGTGGAGGCCGGCGTCAGTACGGCCGTGGTCAACGTTCACCACTTCGCCGACCAGATGGAGGGCCACCTCGGCCGACGCAGTGCCCCGGAGATCGTGATCTCGGACGAGCGCGAGGCACTGATGAATTCCGGCGGCGGCCTTGCCAAGGGGCTGAAACTGCTGCCGGAAGGTCCGGTTCTGGTGATGAATGCCGATCTCTTCTGGGTCGGCGAGCCCAAGGGCAAGCCGAGCAACCTGACGCGCCTCGCCGCCGCCTTCGACGCGGAGCGCATGGATATGCTGCTCCTGTGCGTGCGCGACGAGGATACGACCGGACACAACGGCAAGCGGGATTTCTCGCTGGGTGACGACGGCAAGCTCACGCGCTACGCCGAAGGCCTGCCGAACCCGGTCGTCTATGCCGGCGCAATCGCGCTGCATTCCCGGCTCTTTGCCGACGCGCCCGACGACGCCTTCAATCTCAACATCTATTTCGATCGCGCCGCCGAAGAGGGCCGTCTTTACGGCCTGCTGCTCGATGGTCACTGGATGACGGTCGGAACGCCCGAGGCGATCGACGAAGCGGAGGCGGCGATCCGCCGCCACCAGCCGGAGGGATGAGCGTGCGTGGCCGCCGGTCCAACGTCTTCACTATCCCGCCCGGCCTCCCCTTCCTGAAGACGCTCGCCGAAAAGCTTTGTGACGGTAGCCTGACCCCGGACTTCCGCTACGACCCGGCCGATCCCCTGCCGCTCGCGGGCGTGACGATCTTCGTGCCGACGCGGCGCTCGGCCCGTGTACTCCGGTCCGAGTTCGTCGACCTGCTCGGCGGCCGCTCCACCATCCTGCCCACCATCAAGGCGCTCGGCGAGACCGAAGACGACAGCGGCTTCTTCGATGCCGAGGTGCCGGCGATCCTCGACCTGGCTCCGCCCCTTCCCGGCACCGCACGCCTGATCGAGCTTGGCCGGCTGATCCTCGCCTGGCGCAACCGGCTGCCGAAGGTGGTGCTCGACATTCATGCGGAGAGCCCGCTGATAGCGCCGGCAAGTCCAGCCGATGCGATCTGGCTTGCGCGCAACCTTGCCGACCTCATCGACGCGATGGAGACGGAAGAGCTCAACTGGGACAAGCTCGACAAGCTCGATGCCGGCGAACACGCGCTCTGGTGGCAGCTGACGCTCGAATTCCTGAAGATCGCCCGTAGCTACTGGCCGGAGCGGCTCGAGGAGCTGAAACAATCCTCGCCCGCGCGCCACCGCAACGCCATCCTGCAGGCCGAGACGCAGCGCATCGCCGGCGGCAAGATCGAAGGCCCGATCATCATTGCCGGCTCGACCGGCTCCATTCCCGCAACGGCAGCACTTATTGCCGCCGTGCAGAAGCTGCCCAATGGCACGATCGTACTGCCTGGCCTCGACCAGACTATGAGCGAGGCCGAATGGGACATGATCGTCGCTGATGCCGCCCTTGACGGCAGGCCGGACCCGGTAAGCCGCAGCCACCCGCAATACGGCTTCTACCGGCTGCTAAAGCGCATGGCCGTTCTGCGGCCCGACGTAATCACCTTGGCCAGCGCCGAGGTCGATCTCGACTTCCGGGCCGAGATCCTGTCGCACGCACTTCTGCCGGCCAAGGCGACCAATGCCTGGACCGAGATGCGTAGCGAACTGGATCCCGCGTTGCTGCAGCAAGCCTTCCAGGATGCAGCCCTCATCGAAACCGCCAACGAACGCGAGGAAGCGGCCGCGATCGCGGTCGCCTTGCGGCTCGCGCTCGAAGGCAGCGACGAGAGCCAGGCGGCGCTGATCACGCCGGACCGCAATCTCGCACGGCGGGTCGGCGCCGAGCTTGCCCGCTTCGGCATCGAGGCCGACGATTCCGCCGGTACGCCTCTCATCGCGACGCCACAGGGCAGCCTGCTGCGGCTGCTGCTGGAAGCATGCCTGCGTCCCGGCGATCCCGTGCCGTTCGTCGCGCTGCTCAAGCATCCGCTGGCCCGCTTCGGGCTTTCCCGCGACAGGATGCGCGAAGGGGCCGACGCGCTGGAACGCATGGCACTGCGCGGCAGCACCGCGACGGTCGATCTGCTGGCCCTCGAAGCTGTGCTCGACGTGGCGATCGTCCGGCACAGGGCCGATCGCCACCCGCCGGAATGGCGCATCGGAATCGGTGATGACGCGCTTCAGGCCGCCCGCGACGTGGCGGCGAAGATCAGTCTCGCGGTGGCACCGCTCGCCTCCGCGCTTACGCGCAGCCGGGACGGCAGCCGCGTGTTCTCGGACGAATTTACCTTTGCCGACTGGGCGATGCGCACCGGCGAGGCCCTGGAAGCAGCCTCAGCCGACGAGCGTGGCGACCTCGGGGGGCTTTGGTCCGGAGAGGCCGCCGATACGCTCGCAACCCTCCTTCGCGGCATCATCGAAACCGACGGCCAGATGACTGCGGACGGGCCGCAATGGTGCGATGTCGTCGAGGCACTGTCGGCCAGCGCCTCGGTCAAACCGCGCTCCATGCGCCATCCGCGGGTGTTCATCTTCGGCGCGTTGGAATCGCGCCTGCAGAGCATGGACCTGGTGGTTCTCGGCGGCCTGAACGAGGGCAACTGGCCGGGCCAGACCGCCAACGATCCCTTCCTGTCGCGCACCATGAAGACCGGCATCGGTCTCGAGCCGCCCGAACGACGCATCGGCCAGCTTGCGCACGACTTCCAGATGGCCTGCGGCACACGGCGGCTGATCTTCACCCGCTCGATGCGCCAGGGCGCTGCACCGACTGTCGCCTCGCGCTGGCTGCAGCGGCTGCTGGCGCTCGGCGGCGAGCGGCTGACGCAAGTGCTGCATGCCAATGGCGCCGACTATCTC
The nucleotide sequence above comes from Ensifer sp. PDNC004. Encoded proteins:
- a CDS encoding nucleotidyltransferase family protein → MSISNAMVLAAGLGTRLRPITNTMPKPLVEIAGKPMIDYVLDLLVEAGVSTAVVNVHHFADQMEGHLGRRSAPEIVISDEREALMNSGGGLAKGLKLLPEGPVLVMNADLFWVGEPKGKPSNLTRLAAAFDAERMDMLLLCVRDEDTTGHNGKRDFSLGDDGKLTRYAEGLPNPVVYAGAIALHSRLFADAPDDAFNLNIYFDRAAEEGRLYGLLLDGHWMTVGTPEAIDEAEAAIRRHQPEG
- the addB gene encoding double-strand break repair protein AddB, which produces MRGRRSNVFTIPPGLPFLKTLAEKLCDGSLTPDFRYDPADPLPLAGVTIFVPTRRSARVLRSEFVDLLGGRSTILPTIKALGETEDDSGFFDAEVPAILDLAPPLPGTARLIELGRLILAWRNRLPKVVLDIHAESPLIAPASPADAIWLARNLADLIDAMETEELNWDKLDKLDAGEHALWWQLTLEFLKIARSYWPERLEELKQSSPARHRNAILQAETQRIAGGKIEGPIIIAGSTGSIPATAALIAAVQKLPNGTIVLPGLDQTMSEAEWDMIVADAALDGRPDPVSRSHPQYGFYRLLKRMAVLRPDVITLASAEVDLDFRAEILSHALLPAKATNAWTEMRSELDPALLQQAFQDAALIETANEREEAAAIAVALRLALEGSDESQAALITPDRNLARRVGAELARFGIEADDSAGTPLIATPQGSLLRLLLEACLRPGDPVPFVALLKHPLARFGLSRDRMREGADALERMALRGSTATVDLLALEAVLDVAIVRHRADRHPPEWRIGIGDDALQAARDVAAKISLAVAPLASALTRSRDGSRVFSDEFTFADWAMRTGEALEAASADERGDLGGLWSGEAADTLATLLRGIIETDGQMTADGPQWCDVVEALSASASVKPRSMRHPRVFIFGALESRLQSMDLVVLGGLNEGNWPGQTANDPFLSRTMKTGIGLEPPERRIGQLAHDFQMACGTRRLIFTRSMRQGAAPTVASRWLQRLLALGGERLTQVLHANGADYLAWARMLDDGGRQPLAERPAPKPPADLQPRKYSFSEVSRLRRDPYAIYARRILRLHPLLPFNSDPGPAERGTLYHQIVERFVRSGVDLMSPSAEEIMHRLLNEAFNEARLPTHIDTIWRPRFAAVGLAFIKWERERARFIRRSRTEVAASMELGVADMRLTGIADRLDTLTDGSVEIIDYKTGSSPSTKEARVLLDPQLALEAAALKAGAFKDMPPSHPQSLLYVRLKPGARFKSEPVNNEGSKSKETKSADQLADESLAELRKLLAALLSGKHGFASRVIVQKERDYGGEYDHLARVAEWSAADSEEEDGDEG